TCTACTTATCCTGTTTGGaatgacataatattttcttttattttttctatatatcCTGCTCCAAATTATGAAAAACCCACCAAAAAAATCAGTTCAGCTGTTCTCAAAACTTGCACTTAGCCATACATTCAGAGAGTCATTTTATGGATTTATATTCATATCGGATCAtagatgtttgtttgtgtactaCCTGAGGACAAAAGAATGATAATGAGtaaaacaaactgaaaaaaatattcaaaaaatgtAGATAATACATGCATTTTTTCTCAGATTCAGCAGGTCATATTCAAATTTTCAGGCACTCAGccatattaatttatgaatatataggtatattatatttcactaatgaataatttatataaaaattgaattgtaaaatatttgtgaatGAATATTACAGGCAATTGCTTCAACTCTGCTCATGTGcacaataacataactggtgaagtTCCTTCCAACCGCCAGAGGCCACAAGGAGAACGATTTACAACTACACCAGGTATTGAAAACTATATTCTATGTACCGTacctgtataaaatatttacacttagCTTTACATTAGATATTTCAAGCTgaattatttactattgttaTTTGATTCATTGACTATACTTCattagaataaattatgttgtagtataatatgtgtatatttgtttaaaccAAGAAGTGTCCCGTGCAGGTGGAGAGCCCGACATTTGTGTACCCGTGCCAGAGTCGTCAGTGTCCCGCAGCGTGTCCGCGGAGAGCGCGCGCGTCGACACCGCCGACTGCTTTGAAATCGAAGACCTGGACGACACTGGCTGGGAGTTTGTCAACCGACCTGCCGATCCCTTGCCGAACGGTACTTTTTGTGAATCTTTTTTCTGATTATCTTGTTGAGGTCATGACATCGAATTATAACTGTTTCACTAAACAGGAACTTGGCAATAGAATAGCAGAAAAGCTTTTctacaaaataatgatattgaTGTTGAGCCAGACTCGGAGGTGTTGCTGAGTACGTCGGCCAGCTTCCAGCGGCGTGCTAGTGCTGGGGAGCGGGAACCGGAGCGGCCCGGGGAACGGGCAACTGCGCGGAAGACGGAACGACCAACCGAACAAAGGGCGGAGCGAAGCACAGAGCGACCAGCTGCCCACCGAGCGGAGCCCGAGGAGCGAGAGGTGGAGCGCGCCGCGTCCGAGCTGGAGCTGCGGCCGcccgcggcgcgcgcgcacgaCTCCGTCAGTCTGCACGACGCGCCGCTACTCGACCGGGACTCGCACAGCGGCCACGGTATGTGCCAGCACTCAGTGCCATATTTCTCCAGCTTCTTTGACATCTTCACACTTTGACAACACATTTATATTGTTAATCTCTTAGGTATTACGTAATACTAATTATGTACGAACTAAAATATAGCTGACAATATGGTTTTGGGCAGGTACACCTAAACATATAAGTTTAGAACAATTCAAGCGGCCGTCGGATCTAGACGTGCTGAACGTGAAGCAGCTGAAGGAACTGCTGGTGCGCAATCGCGTGGAGTACAGGGGCTGCCTCGAGAGGAAGGACCTGCTGGAGCGCGCCAAGACCCTGTGGAGGAACCACGCACAGTACTGCGACGGTGAGTATCCGacggcgcggggcgcgcggtTGGTGGCGGGTAGTGACGTTGCGCGTGTTGCAGACGTGGACAAGCTGCCGGCGGAGGAGTGCTGCAAGATCTGCATGGCGGCGCCGCTGGAGTGCGTGCTGCTGGAGTGCGGGCACATCGCGGCCTGCACCAGCTGCGCCAAGCAGCTCGCCGAGTGCCCCATCTGCCGCCAGTACGTCGTGCGCGCCGTGCGCTTCTTCCGCTCCTGAGCCCTCGTTGTCGCGTTGCTTGATGTCGGATATAGAATAGAGACGTTACAATTATCCTTCCATGAAACCATAATACGTTATCACGTAACTAAAATTGCCATGGTCGTGATTTGCATGAATAAGAGATCTCCACAATATGCTTGCTGTTTATATTCCCGACGACACGTAGGTTTAGGATCCACATAGCGATGGCGTAGAACAGTAAATGGTGCTTTGTTGCAAACCAATACTAGCGCTGACTACTATTGGAGCGAGAGTTTCGCTGCAGTAGAGAAACTGTTGTAGTTTGTACGATGATATGTAATGGTCTGCCGTGCCCGAGTAACTCGGGCGCCGACCATCAAACAAACATAGTCGTGTTGCACGGTGCGCCGCACGTCGCACGCTATGCCAAAAGTACAGAACTGaacttgtaaatattgtaactgttaatatttttaccagTTTTCTACAAATGTAAACTGttgttatgtatattaaaattgtcGCTCTGGCCGTTGTAGCTGCAACACAATCGATCGTGTTTTGATATGTACCGTGATTTACTATTTATGAAGTAACTCAATGAACTATATTATCAATGTAAAGTTCCGAACGTAGTGCAGTATGGTGTAGTCATGAAACGCATACTGTGCACTCGATCCTCACGATATATTGATAGATGAAAGTCTAAATGTATTCATAGTTTCATAGTCCACATTTGCGAACATATTACATTATGTTATTGTATTTGTTATAGTAGTACATCGCAACTTAACGAACTAACAGGGCAGACTGTTCAGACAATAAGTCAAAGTCACTACTGAagatatttatcatttattgagCGTTCGCAGCTGTAGTTAGgtgtaaaaaattgtaaaattggtTAGAATTAGCTCAAAATTGTTTATACAAAACTCGGCTATAGTTGGCATGTAAATAGTCAATTTACATGTTGTGAGCCGACTGTTGGATTGGCTCGATTGTGTTACGCAGTCACATCTCATATTGTATCTTACAACAGATAATTTACAATCACGTTCTGGCCAGCTAAATTCCATCATAATCTGGCCATTCCATCGATCAACTCACAACATGCAGGCTCGACCGTCTCTCCCATCTGTGACCTCGTGTCGTGTAAACAAATCTGATCTTCTGCCGGAGGTCCCTGCTAACTATAGTGGCGtactgtttagttttatttattattatattgttattagtgAGATAGGAAACGCGGGCTGTGTAATGCTTCGAGTGATTCCTGCGGTGAGCCGCACGTTCGTGATCCAGTGTCGAACAATGTCACAAGCATTATGTTGTATTATGTCCATATTCGTATACTATGTCGGACGATATTGTTCACACGACCTCGTGGTCCAAATCATTATtcgtattcaatattttattcaagtaattgtttgtttttataatttaatattaaaaaaaatatatattgccTAAAAGGTTTAGTGACATGCTGGATCCGACTCCGGACTCGGTAATGGTGTAACTGTATGACTGAGGTCCatgaaatattgtttatgtttcgttgtattatttaagtacatgTACTATAATCAGCGCCATGTATCTTTGGAACGTTCCCCTACTTGAATGACATACTCGTGGTCGATATATTTACACCTCGTCTAGTGACGTGTATATACACGTCGCCAATAATTATGTGGAACGATGATATGTATGCTGGCACTCGTGTGGGTGCCTGCTATATGAGATATCGAGTCTCCAGCTTCAGTTATGTGTATATATAATATACGACGTACCGGTATATATACTTTAGTTTTAGCCCACTAACTACGACGAGAGTCTTCATTCGTATGGTACAACACGTGTCTCGCATAAATTCCTTACAAACATGAAACTCCCTAAATGTGTATATCTCAAGTTCAGGTAAAATAGCACCAGTCGTGAGTGGTGTCACCTGTcgcatattaaattaactgcaGTGGACACCCGCTCACATATATTGTCCTTATTCTAATACAGAACACAAGCTACAATCTGGAGTCGACTATTAGCCAAATTCTCGTTAGCTTTTCTCATTTCCATTTTCTCAAAAGTGAGAGACTTTTATCAAATTTTCTTACAAATAGCAGCTGTTAATTATCGCACGTCTTATTGCGCTTAAATATTAAACGAGTAGGTATTAACTTCCTACCTATATCTACTTTAATAAATTGATGTTTCTGGTTGTGACttggtaaattaaaaaataacgtaATTAATTACAGGGTATAGGAAATAGCTGAGAACTGTCGTCTTTGTGTAAATAGGTTTCTTGATTACTGTATTTAGGTAACTACAAACAACGCGTTATATTAATTTCAACGCAATCGTGTATAGTTTGTAAATTCAATCTCACCTTTTGCTTATTTCTTCTAATACATAAGGATGTCCAACACATGCCACGACGCGACAGCAAGCGATGTGTTCTGTTTAATTAAACGTCTCTTGTAACAACAACATATTTCCCTAGAGATATACTGTGTAGTGGCAGGTCTTGTATCATACGATGAAACTTTCTGGAAATACTATAAACGAAGTTCCgtgtaaatatgaatattttcaataaaattgtaacacaaTAGATAAGTTGAATACACGGTAAAgcctttattataattttattgcctTTACTCACACCTTTACCCCGAGATACTACTATATGGTGCAATATCCCTTCACTATACATGTGGAACCTTACAACGGGATTTGGGTTTCAATGAATACATCATATTGATTCCGAAGTACTAAAGGTTTCGTAAAATAGTAAGAGGTCTATTAGAGAGTAGGAAATATTTACTGAATGAATTGAATGGAATGGAGCATAAAGCAAAAATTGTTAAAAGAGGTAAACGTCAAGAATATAAGATTTCGTTGCATACAAGCTCTTATCGAATTGGAATGAAACTTAACacttgtaatttaaatatgcaACGCATGACTTAGATACAATTGCCCCAGGCAGTAGCGACGAatgagtaattaaataaatacaatacataaatagtaatttattgagcaataaaaatgttattttataacaatctaTTTAAATAGGTGACCATTTGGTTTGTTTGGAAAAGGAGAACAGTtgccataataattataatatccatCTGACATTGGAATTTCAACCATGAAGgtataacatataaaattatttttcatttgtttgtcCAGAATCGTCTTGTTCCTACTATAGTATAATATTGGGTTAGTCTCGGCCCACTGCGTGGGTCTCCTCGGGCGCGTCCACGCGTATGATGGATGCCGCGAGCGCGAAGTATCCCTCGTAGTGCACGTCGTCGGGCGTGGTGTCGTAGTGGTAGTGGCCGCCGTCGCCGTGCTCACTGAACCCGTGGAAGTGCTGCACGCGGAGGTCCAGGCCCTGGACACAATTCAACATGAAACGTGAACTTATGTCTCACACACACGAAGTACGATATGGCGCCGCCCACAAACACCCGCAATACTAAAGGAGTTGTGAGTGCGCTGCCTTTTACAGATTATAGAGATTGGGCATTGTGAATACAAAGTTATATAAatgtaagataaaaaaaaaaacagttgagGTCGACTGACATGGTCTCCCGTGACGAGAGTGCCGACGTGTGTGATGGGCGCGCGCATCTCGAAGAAGTGCAGCCAGTTGTCCACGTCAGCGTCCGTGCACAGCGCACTGCTGGAGAAGTCAGGCATCACGTGGAACTTCACCTTGCCAGCGCGAAGCATGAACAAGCCACCCAGACCTGACAGAGAAAACTAATTCTAAACACTTTGTAAGATAATTCGGTTTATTATTCAGGCATTATcttgcatattttaaataaaacattaagcaTTTCTTACTAACCGACAATTTTATCATCACCATAGTGGTTTTTGAGCGTCTCCCTGATGGCGGTAATGAAGTTGGATGGCCCGATGCGTTTCTTTGCTACTACTTTAATTACCTGAAATCACGTAAGTAAAGAAAAcgatttatataaacaaaatgcaAACAGGTTTATACTGTTGTTTATCTTCCACTGAGGGAAGAGACACAAACCTTGCCCGGCTTTCCCTCACTGAATAAATAGTTCCCCAGCAGCGCGGTCCTAGTCTCTGTGTTGGGCAGCCGCCGCTGCAGGTAGCCGCTCGTGCCCTTGGCCGCCCCCACTGGTTCTACAGACACGATGCGAGTACCTTGCTCTACGGAACCGTTGTGGATGCTCAAATTTATGATACcctagaaacaataaaatataaagcaaaacgTGTATGTTATACGGTCGTGTTTTGAAGAAAAGTCAGATGATTCTTCAGACCTCGCAGTTGACTCCGATGTGTGGCCAGGGCCCTGCGCCTGcgccggccagcagcgcgggGTCGCTGTTGAAGTGTCGCGCGAGTGCCGCCAGGTCGTATACCTTGTCGCGCTGCACCAGCGGCAACAAGTATGGCGGGCCACCGATCTCCACGAGCTTGGCATTGCCCGTCAGACCTAGAATATGATAAAGTTAAACTCGTCTTACGGCCAAAATTAATGACCGATCTCAATCTAAAATCggttggattaagatcggttttTGGCATtaattgaagtttttgtaaataaatccaCGGATTTTAGATTGAGATCAATTGAGAGAATTCAATTATAAAATGCAGATCATTAAGATAAAGgcaaatgatattatttttataactaagtaAGTTGTTATCTGTAGTTTCGTATTCGGTTTTATGTTTTCGTTCAAGTTTATATCTGCGCtgaaataactaataaaattcaGAAGTCAACTCATCTGATAGATAACAAATTATTGTCTCAGTTATCATGTATTTACTTGAGATATGAGCTGAGACTTGGAACAACAATATTAATAGgtcaatattatgtaattgttataatagttatattatgtatatgggCGCCAATAACTAGACTGGAAGAGTGATAATCCAGCATTTGTTGAACATTGTTAAATGTTATTACCTGGTGTAATGAGGTTGTACGGCGACTGGGTGAGGTCTGGAGTGTCGGCTACTGACACGCTGACTGTCTCGAACGTGCTGGTCAACCCCACGGACAGCACTGCCATCAAACATGATCCGTATTACAATATTCATATACAAGTCGGAAGTTAACCAAAGTGTGGTTAGGAAGCAAATTGACCAACTCACCATCCGCGATCTCCTGTAGCGGAGGCTGGAATAAAGGCTTCTCCTTGATGGGAACCTTACTGTAGTCGACCGACGTCATGCTGGAACATCAACTAATTCATTTTATCTCTATCATTTATTAggtatcataatatatttatgtgggTACTTCAGTATTGCAAACTGAACTGATTAACGCCAAAGCAATGTTTGTTGATAGTTACCTAACTTACCTCAATTGGTTgctatttaatttcatttgaaatcGATACTTCATGTAGTGAGTATATGATGAATCACGTTAAATCCGTCAACCAGTTACATTTACAGGTACATCTAGGTACTTATTGCAGTCTTATCCGGCGGGTGCGTCACAATCGATATATCAGACAATAAGAAGTAATAACAGCTGCAATTCATTAAACagctatttttaaatacttcttgtacattacctacatttttaaggAATTCCGCGACAATATTTTGAAGTAGCTAAAGTAGCTTACGGATTCAATAGAAGTCGGTAGTAGTAACAGCAGTAGTAAGTAGGTATCAGTGTGACAGTTGGTTTACGAGCCATTGCTTTTACTCACCTCGGCGTGTTCAAGGTCGCCGCGTTCACCGCCACAACAAACACGCACGTCAACAATGTGTGTGACTGCATGGCGCTAACCTAACAGCTATATGTTACTACTGTATGTTGTACGTACGTTGCGGAGTAGTGTGGGGGACGAACTGCCGGGCTATTGGTGGCCGATGACCTGCAGTGACCTCCGGACGGCGCGGTAGAGGCCGGCGCGGTGCGCGGCGTGCGACTGGCGCGGACTGTGGGTGCCGCGCTGCGCGAGAGTGGCGCTGAGATTGCGCGCTATCTACCGAGTGCGCTTTATCATTGTTTGAGAGCTTCCAGTCTAATTAACGGATCAAGGTCATCAAACATCTTATTGTCGCGATAAGCAAACTGTGATTAAATAGTACTCATCAGAAAAATAGTCACAGGTACTACATTAGTTAAGTATTTCCTCGATACGTTTCACAACTAGAGCtgtggaaaaaaaaaacaggaaaatataatataaattagtcactTGCCGTTGGAGCAGTTTCAAGCAACCgcagtttataaaatatcaactgTATAACATCTTAGATTGTAATATGATCTGACATAACcaggaataaataaaacacaaaatatacaaagttttcaagatatttattttgatgaaactaAACCACAACAGatgttattgaataaattagtgTAAACCTTTATCACTGtcatacttttaattattattaaataaatacgaacAGAAACCGCGTCCACTTACAGTTAGCCGTACTTTGGTAATGTTGTGTTAACTAAACTAGATCGAATAATATAAGCTCCGCTATTTACTGTGCTAAGCAAGAATATGTCAAATAATCGCACGTCCATGAAGTCAAACCTTTTCAACAATCTTTAATTGTACGCTTTATGTACAGAGATGACTCTATAGagaaaaaatagaaattattaagCATTAATATAAAGCCATTGCAGTCGTTCttccaacaaaataaaactacacatGTTTGCCCATTAGAATATCATTACGattaaacttacaatttgttTCAACTGCCTAATCATGTAACGTAAAAAATAACTGCTGCAGTTAAATTATACTGAGCAGTAACTGACAGACAGCcaacatacatacttaaaataACACGCAATACACAAACACAAGATAACATAAAAACCAAGTATTCTTGTCACATCCACCTTCAGATAAaaccaattgtttttttttttcaaattactacataattattgtaaatggcaaggaaacatatatttttttaccatatTATTTTCTCAATCTCTGTGCGACATTTACCTCTGTCTTGTTTGCAACAATTTCACTGCATTATGTTCATACAACCGCCAAttggaatttatttaaaatatacttttattttaggtgTAATCAATGACCATGTAATTGGAACGTGGTCCTAATTACAAAGTAAACCTTAAGATTGCCAACACGACATCCATGAGACCGGCCATTTCACTGAGAAATTGGCAACACCTGGCTTATGACATGCAGCACAACGCGTACCGTGTAACACGCTGGCTTGCATTACTGTGCGTCTGCTAGTTAGTGGAACCTACACGTGCAATGGAATGTATACAAATAGAAAGTGTTGCCCACTTCCGAGGACTGCCGGACTATGTCGATTGGTTACAGGTTTATATCACAGCCTAAGATAATTTTGCTCAATCGACCTTCCTACTTCACTTCGTACACAAAATATATCAATCTGAAGTAACATGCAATTACATTGAGGGAATATATTTAACGTGTTTGGCCTCGAGagtcaacaacaacaacaacaatcaCTCGACTGGAAATTGATATTGATAAACTAGTATCCGTTGACAgcgtacttttaaaatattataatctttatcGCAGTCACAAGTCGATGCAGCCACTGCTAAATCTCTCACACTGCGGAAACacgttaaaaatattatctcaTAATATATACTACAACAAAGTATCCTCACCAGTTATACGTATCGATACACGTTTCGCACAAGGACATTAATTTATAGCTTGCCACGAAAAGGTCAGTGTCACGGCTAGTGCCTACATCACTCAGGTGGAATAAATCGTATAGTTTTAACAAAACACTCAGATTAAGGATAAAGGATCCATTACATACCCGTACGATTGATATACGATCGCAGCTGACAAATTGTTAGGTTCGCGTACATCAATCTTTTATTCATAGAATACCTGCTAATTAACATGTATAGTAAATATCAATCATCATAATATGTCAATTGCCATAATTacgtacttaaataatattgatgCATGTGATGTAGCTACTCGACTATCCATTAGGAAAGGACATAAATACACACTAGGATAAGTTAATCAGTTCGACATTGTACAGGTGTTCGATATAACTAGACATTTATTGTGGCAAATTATGTCGACAACACCttcctaatattattattacaaactacTTCTTATATACACAATCCAAACTGATATTGCGGTGACATCCTGAATACTCCCCGATATCTCGCAGCATAGGTACCATAGAGTATAATTAATGATTGATTTGCTGGTAAAATCAATGGATAAgtcaaaaaactttaatatactataatatacaaaagtttaaaaagttgTCATATTATAAAAACTCGGTGCAAAATGattgtatatgttacggtaaatctgattaattgaaaattattaataattttgctaaattattaataattaccacacgttttggtaaatgtgaataatcgatcgaaatttatcacttttagtagtgattattaataattcacgacacatattggtgaaagtaataaaataaatataaaccctatgttttttgaccagcatgtatttatttataatattaaacaccgtcttacgattatattaattagagatcacacaaacaaggttgcttgtacttgctttaaaccaaaagaacaacaaattcacatattctgcgCGTAAGTGCGGCTCTGCGGACGGCAagtaggggtagctcgccgcccgaccagaaccagacccgtgcgtgcggcgcgtcgagttctgcgcgcgcctcaaagagccatcagatcaccacagatggggcccagtagggctgatgcatgatccggagctgcggactacctagcgggtttaccggggctccggctcgaaaatcaggagtaagaacggggtggtttttagtcagtaaaagtctgacactccctctcacctcgccaaaaagggcacatttatcacaaaattaacaataaaattcttttaaaatcaaattaccatgaaacttatgcaaaaaagtctatcgtggtacataaaattgtaacaaaaataaaattaaacaattattgtttcattaacaaaatcaacacgaatcctaaaagcaatcatcaataatcacatttggtttgcctgtaaatcttctgtagcatctataaatgcatcaaattaaaaattttaaagtattatcatagaattcaacaaatatttgttgtgtaagtacaatatattgccttttaaattgaaataaaaataacatcttggccacttattacatttatcactactagggtaaaattattaataataagcgacaaatgtgattaatttatcacttttacctcgagtttcggtaattattaataatagtagataattattaataattttcaattattcactcttaccgtaacatatatactGTTCAGGTAAAGTAATTAGTATGCACGATATGACTACTTGGGAAATATCTAAACTGAGTACCTGCACAGTCGCTACTTACCTGTCGCAGTGATGTTATTGACACAGGCAACAGTATACAAGATGTAGACGTCACTCGGCTTGATGCAGTTCAGTCGTTTGACATGGGATGAGTAGGTGTACACATAATATCACAACTAGATTCATAGTTATACAAGAATATCATAAGTTAATATAATTCTAATGTTATTCAAGTTAAGTCGCAGTGTCTTTTACAATAATACTTCTGAATACTTCTTCATATAGCATTGTCATATTGTAATATCGGCAGTATAAGTATAACAATCTGAGAGGTCGCTTCACCCGACCGTTTTACAAGCCTTCCTAGTGTTTCAGTCAGATCAGTCATTAACGGGAGCCAGGCTCCAACTACGTTATTCTATGTCGTAAACGAAGGGGAATCTGTATTCCTAGTGTAGTATTGTTGCCATCGATAAAGTCAGCACTTAGATGAACCAAGTCGGTGAATTGACAAGTCTGGCGCGGGCCGCCTACAGGTCGGCGGGCAGCAGCGTGTGCACGTGCTCGTGGTAGAGCTGGCGCGCGTAGGCGGCGTGGCGCGCCACCCACGCCGCCAGCTCGCGGCTGTCGCACTGCACGCGCGGCCGCCGCACGGCCTCGGCGCCCGCGCCCCCCCCGCCGCCCCCGCGCACGCCCAGCTCCACGAAGTAGGCGCCGTCGGCCGCCACGACGCAGCACGACACGAGGTTGCTGAGGTGCGTCTCCATGACGACCTGCGGCGCCGCGTGCTTGCACGTGATGATGCGCACGTAGCAGTCCGACAGCAGCGCGCGGATGTCGTGCGGCGTGTCGCGCACGGCGCGGTAGGCCAGGAAGTGCTCCGAGTAGTCCGTGTGGTTCAGCGCGTACAgcagcgccgcgcccgccgcctgcGCGCCGCAGTAGCGCGGCAGCAGGCCCCCGCAGCCCGCCACGCAGCGCGGGCCCCGCACCCGCGCCGGGACCCACTTGTCCGACCTGCACACCACATTGTATCCTCGGACGATGGCTCCACGGGCACACACCTACCCGCTCATCATAGACAGCAGATTGGAACTAAATCCCGAGCATAtgcacaaaaatataaaagacgTAATAATATGTCACCTGCGGCTGGTATCCCGCAGCGCGGACGCAGTCTCAGCGGCGAGGTCGAGCACTCCGATGACTGGCTTCGTGACCGTGCCCACCAGCCCCTTGCCCACGCCCGCCAGGAACCCGCCCAGCCCCTCTTGCGTAGCACCCTCGTAGCTGTGCTTCACCAGCGACGTCATGCCTCCTGCAGCACCACGATAACAATACAACAATATTCAATCCGTGAGCCGGTACCAATAGAGTAGGCAGTAGCGTCCAGTACCGAGTATGCCGAGGCCGAGCCCCCGGAAGCCGGCGGCGAGGTGGCCGGAGGGGGCGGCGGACCGGATGCGGCGCCGGGTCTCCTCGTGCGCCTCGTCGCTCACGACGCG
This window of the Spodoptera frugiperda isolate SF20-4 chromosome 23, AGI-APGP_CSIRO_Sfru_2.0, whole genome shotgun sequence genome carries:
- the LOC126912172 gene encoding ester hydrolase C11orf54 homolog isoform X2, which gives rise to MTSVDYSKVPIKEKPLFQPPLQEIADVLSVGLTSTFETVSVSVADTPDLTQSPYNLITPGLTGNAKLVEIGGPPYLLPLVQRDKVYDLAALARHFNSDPALLAGAGAGPWPHIGVNCEGIINLSIHNGSVEQGTRIVSVEPVGAAKGTSGYLQRRLPNTETRTALLGNYLFSEGKPGKVIKVVAKKRIGPSNFITAIRETLKNHYGDDKIVGLGGLFMLRAGKVKFHVMPDFSSSALCTDADVDNWLHFFEMRAPITHVGTLVTGDHGLDLRVQHFHGFSEHGDGGHYHYDTTPDDVHYEGYFALAASIIRVDAPEETHAVGRD
- the LOC126912172 gene encoding ester hydrolase C11orf54 homolog isoform X1, with amino-acid sequence MQSHTLLTCVFVVAVNAATLNTPSMTSVDYSKVPIKEKPLFQPPLQEIADVLSVGLTSTFETVSVSVADTPDLTQSPYNLITPGLTGNAKLVEIGGPPYLLPLVQRDKVYDLAALARHFNSDPALLAGAGAGPWPHIGVNCEGIINLSIHNGSVEQGTRIVSVEPVGAAKGTSGYLQRRLPNTETRTALLGNYLFSEGKPGKVIKVVAKKRIGPSNFITAIRETLKNHYGDDKIVGLGGLFMLRAGKVKFHVMPDFSSSALCTDADVDNWLHFFEMRAPITHVGTLVTGDHGLDLRVQHFHGFSEHGDGGHYHYDTTPDDVHYEGYFALAASIIRVDAPEETHAVGRD
- the LOC126912171 gene encoding E3 ubiquitin-protein ligase rififylin-like — its product is MVVEGRGCCKMPCESCAVQFSMFKRKRACSECERFYCSSCLRRGGGAMCAPCRVLSTRPLTKQAISHLKVRDVQCFLQRQNVSTRGCVEKEELLNLCVSHVNSTAYRRRGSRTGPSPFSSLKGFTSNINDFINSAFDIRNNQQPAAQPATRGCASNCFNSAHVHNNITGEVPSNRQRPQGERFTTTPGGEPDICVPVPESSVSRSVSAESARVDTADCFEIEDLDDTGWEFVNRPADPLPNDSEVLLSTSASFQRRASAGEREPERPGERATARKTERPTEQRAERSTERPAAHRAEPEEREVERAASELELRPPAARAHDSVSLHDAPLLDRDSHSGHGTPKHISLEQFKRPSDLDVLNVKQLKELLVRNRVEYRGCLERKDLLERAKTLWRNHAQYCDDVDKLPAEECCKICMAAPLECVLLECGHIAACTSCAKQLAECPICRQYVVRAVRFFRS